One Thiocapsa sp. genomic window carries:
- a CDS encoding IS4 family transposase has protein sequence MIIAWRVLLLTMLGRACPEMPCDVVFDRAEWQAVYLVTQRKPPPETPPSLDRMVRMVAGLGGFLNRKRDGFPGPQTIWIGLQRAADFVLALEAQRTADGESCG, from the coding sequence ATGATCATCGCCTGGCGCGTGCTGTTGCTCACCATGCTCGGACGCGCGTGTCCCGAGATGCCTTGCGATGTCGTCTTCGATCGGGCCGAATGGCAGGCGGTCTATCTGGTGACCCAACGCAAGCCGCCACCCGAGACCCCGCCGTCGCTCGATCGGATGGTTCGCATGGTCGCCGGCCTCGGCGGGTTCCTCAACCGCAAGCGTGATGGCTTTCCCGGACCCCAGACGATCTGGATCGGACTCCAGCGGGCTGCCGATTTCGTGCTCGCGTTGGAGGCCCAGCGCACTGCCGACGGGGAGAGTTGTGGGTAA
- a CDS encoding IS4 family transposase — MLAPHIACTVERIREHPRVLCIEDTSELDYTGKNDIQGPGPLNYETRRGLYLHPTLAVTPDRLALGLLHAHTWVREPGSLAQPKDAARPIEEKESLRWIDGFARVNELAEQLPETRLTYLADREADIYELFVEAPCPDTGADWLVRGQHDRVLGKDAEGNPETLRQRLDQAPVLTETCFDQPGGNGRTARTVHQQIKAVRLKLPAPYRRDRKLAEIEITAILATELQPPPGEDPVEWLLLTNLPVTTPEQALE; from the coding sequence GTGCTCGCTCCGCACATTGCCTGCACCGTCGAGCGGATACGCGAGCACCCACGGGTGCTGTGTATCGAAGACACCTCGGAGCTCGACTACACCGGCAAGAACGATATCCAGGGCCCGGGGCCGCTCAACTATGAAACCCGCCGGGGGCTGTACCTGCATCCCACCCTGGCGGTCACCCCCGATCGGTTGGCGCTGGGCCTGCTCCATGCCCACACTTGGGTGCGTGAGCCCGGCAGCCTCGCCCAGCCCAAGGACGCCGCTCGCCCGATCGAAGAGAAGGAAAGCCTGCGCTGGATCGACGGCTTCGCGCGGGTGAACGAACTCGCCGAGCAACTGCCCGAGACGCGCCTGACCTATCTCGCCGATCGCGAGGCCGACATCTACGAGCTGTTCGTCGAGGCCCCGTGCCCGGACACCGGTGCCGACTGGCTGGTACGCGGCCAGCACGACCGCGTCCTCGGCAAGGACGCCGAGGGCAATCCCGAGACCTTACGCCAGCGTTTAGACCAGGCCCCGGTGCTCACCGAAACCTGCTTCGATCAACCCGGCGGCAACGGACGCACCGCCCGCACCGTCCACCAGCAGATCAAGGCCGTGCGTCTGAAGCTGCCGGCCCCGTATCGGCGCGATCGCAAGCTGGCCGAGATCGAGATCACCGCTATCCTCGCCACCGAGCTCCAACCGCCACCCGGTGAGGACCCCGTCGAATGGTTGCTGCTGACCAACCTGCCCGTGACCACGCCCGAGCAAGCGCTGGAGTAA
- a CDS encoding SUMF1/EgtB/PvdO family nonheme iron enzyme, translating to MTLSRPFAIGVYEVTFDEFDAFCNATGHVKPDDSGWDRDRRPVVNVTWNDAVAYTRWLSVQTGQRHHEFRGQCGLARPRVLAGGNPAWVIVRREPSIEPCGVDGNGHVDA from the coding sequence GTGACGCTGTCGAGGCCCTTCGCGATCGGGGTTTACGAGGTCACGTTCGATGAATTCGATGCCTTCTGCAACGCAACCGGTCACGTCAAACCGGACGACTCCGGCTGGGATCGTGATCGACGCCCTGTCGTCAACGTGACCTGGAACGACGCCGTCGCTTACACCCGGTGGCTGAGCGTCCAAACGGGCCAACGTCATCACGAGTTCCGGGGACAGTGCGGCCTGGCAAGGCCGCGTGTTCTAGCGGGTGGGAATCCCGCCTGGGTAATCGTGCGCCGCGAGCCCAGTATCGAGCCTTGCGGCGTGGACGGCAACGGACACGTCGATGCGTAG
- a CDS encoding bifunctional 2-polyprenyl-6-hydroxyphenol methylase/3-demethylubiquinol 3-O-methyltransferase UbiG — translation MIITPTDDPTLAYYEDQAETFFAETVEVDMAPLYARFLAHVPPGGHILDAGCGSGRDALAFLRLGYAVTAFEASPTLARLASEHCGFPVEVRRFQEIDWEDRFDGIWACASLLHVPMVELPEVLRRLGRALKPDGVLYASFKYGAGEREHGGRRFTDLDEEGLAALVEGVTAFAVVETWVTGDRREGREGERWLNAIVGRGLPIHAGHRMSGQRHESSGPAEGAI, via the coding sequence ATGATCATCACGCCCACGGACGACCCGACCCTCGCCTACTACGAAGACCAGGCCGAGACCTTCTTCGCCGAGACCGTCGAAGTCGACATGGCCCCGCTGTACGCCCGGTTCCTCGCCCACGTTCCGCCCGGCGGGCACATCCTCGATGCCGGCTGTGGGTCGGGGCGCGATGCGCTGGCGTTTCTGCGGCTGGGCTATGCCGTGACCGCGTTCGAGGCATCGCCGACGTTGGCGCGGCTGGCCTCCGAGCACTGCGGCTTTCCGGTCGAGGTTCGGCGCTTCCAGGAAATCGACTGGGAGGATCGCTTCGACGGCATCTGGGCCTGTGCGAGTCTGCTGCATGTGCCGATGGTGGAGCTGCCCGAGGTGCTGCGGCGTCTCGGGCGTGCGCTCAAGCCCGACGGGGTGCTCTATGCCTCGTTCAAGTACGGAGCAGGGGAGCGGGAGCATGGCGGTCGGCGGTTTACGGATCTGGACGAGGAGGGGCTCGCTGCGCTGGTCGAGGGGGTGACGGCGTTCGCGGTGGTCGAGACCTGGGTTACCGGGGATCGGCGGGAGGGGAGGGAAGGGGAGCGGTGGTTGAATGCGATTGTCGGGAGGGGATTGCCGATACACGCGGGGCATCGGATGTCCGGGCAACGTCATGAGTCGTCGGGGCCGGCCGAGGGTGCGATCTGA
- a CDS encoding PAS domain S-box protein: MIRPLQRSLKTRVTLLSLVIFALSLWALAYYAAKMLRTDMAQLLGDQQRSTVALVAANIDHELKDRLTALETIAVDFGKRELKSPAMQQDNLERRSILPLLFNGGYFVTDAAGTTTASVPVKAGRIGINYSRFDNVAAALGEGKSAIGALAIGVVLRVPVFSLAVPIRDMQGKVVGSLVGVINLSADNFLDRITSNAYGRTGGYVLVDRQQRMIVTGTDKSRILEALPPYGVSPAIDAFLAGREGSVIFRNPKGLEVLASAKNIPVAGWYVAGTLPTAEAFAPIHDMQRRMLMATILLTLIAGGLTWWMLLRQLAPIGAAAAALGTRPGQGLVPEPLPVTRQDEIGQLISSFNSLLDALRRIVKDLGETQRIAHIGSWHLDVATNQVVWSEELYKMYGFDPSLPVPPYTEHMKLFTPESWERLSSALAHTRETGVPYTLELETVRKDGNTGWMWAQGEVEVDSAGKTVGLWGAAQDITERKQAEEEYLKFFTITEKALFGSVIADPEGNLVYVNDYFAQIHGYTVKELTGSNLDIFHSDAQMLLVRKTIEDALNKGNIDALEIPHLHKNRHEFPMLMSLAVINDSLGKPKYIAATALDLTEQKSAQQKLRNTVNDQNLMLNNDPTLIYFKDCYNKIIRVTESVAKATGLTREEIEGRPSKEIYPDMADKYWEDDLEVIKSGKPKHNIVEPLTGVDGLSHWLLTTKVPVRNGSGEIVGICVFSTNITDLKNSELGLIAAKEKAEESEATLRKLSLAIEQSPESIVITKLDGTIEYVNDTLMQITGYSREELIGENTRIFKSGQTPPETYAAMRAALAQGQSWKGEFHNRKKDGTEYIEFAIITPLRQPDGSISHYVGVKDDITEKKRIGIELDQYRNHLEDLVAQRTVELTAARQQAEASNVAKSTFLANMSHEIRTPMNAIIGLTHLMQRAGATPEQADRLNKIDNASRHLLSIINDILDLSKIEAGKLRLDDSDFNLSAVLDNVASIITPAAQDKGLAVEIDRDSVPAWLRGDALRLRQALLNFAGNAVKFTDTGRVMLSALLLKDDGDELLVRFAVADTGIGITPEARQRLFQAFEQVDASTTRKYGGTGLGLAITRQLAQMMGGEVGVDSTPGVGSTFWFTARLQRGHGLMSSNTVEPTSNAETQLRRQSPVTWLLLAEDNPINREVALELLHGVGLAVDTAEDGRQAVAKAAARAYDLILMDIQMPDMDGLDATRAIRKLPGWEARPILAMTANAFDEDRQACKDAGTNDFITKPVEPDALFATVLKWLPAGQETDRADDAIGAPAHRPGHQVALPTRLTEFAGLETDRGLRALGGNAVAYVALLRQFAAGHRDDPQCLQDALAAGQAEAARQRLHKLKGAAGTLGATALHAAALALEHALRAKETASIPGLVAALQTEMQALDAVLAQLPEAAEEVPAPDPERARAVLEQLAPLLDHDDTAATDLFERSRPLLLATHGAPAMQLGRQVAAFDYPGALVTVRDLLRQAPENQ, translated from the coding sequence ATGATCAGACCACTGCAGCGCTCGCTCAAGACCCGCGTCACCCTGTTATCTCTGGTGATTTTTGCCCTCAGCCTGTGGGCGCTCGCCTACTACGCGGCGAAGATGCTGCGCACGGACATGGCGCAGTTGCTGGGCGACCAGCAACGCTCGACAGTGGCCTTGGTGGCCGCAAACATCGATCACGAACTGAAGGACCGCCTGACTGCCCTGGAGACGATCGCGGTCGACTTTGGCAAAAGGGAATTGAAATCGCCAGCAATGCAGCAGGACAACCTCGAACGCCGGTCGATCCTGCCCTTGCTGTTCAACGGTGGCTATTTCGTCACGGATGCCGCAGGCACCACCACCGCCTCCGTTCCGGTCAAGGCCGGTCGCATCGGCATCAACTACAGCCGCTTCGACAACGTTGCTGCGGCGCTGGGTGAAGGCAAGTCGGCAATCGGCGCCTTGGCAATCGGCGTGGTATTACGGGTTCCGGTCTTCAGTCTGGCGGTGCCGATACGCGACATGCAGGGGAAGGTCGTTGGCAGCCTGGTGGGTGTGATCAACTTGAGCGCGGACAATTTCCTGGACAGGATCACCTCGAATGCCTATGGGCGAACGGGAGGCTATGTCCTCGTCGATAGACAGCAGCGGATGATCGTCACCGGCACCGACAAGAGCCGCATCCTGGAAGCCCTGCCGCCGTACGGGGTTAGTCCGGCAATCGACGCCTTCCTGGCCGGGCGCGAGGGCTCGGTCATATTTCGCAATCCCAAAGGCTTGGAAGTGCTGGCCTCAGCCAAGAACATCCCTGTGGCGGGCTGGTATGTGGCCGGAACGCTGCCGACCGCAGAGGCCTTTGCCCCGATTCACGACATGCAGCGGCGCATGCTGATGGCCACGATCCTGCTCACCCTGATCGCCGGCGGACTGACCTGGTGGATGCTGCTGCGCCAACTGGCGCCGATCGGCGCCGCCGCCGCTGCCCTCGGCACCCGCCCGGGGCAAGGCCTGGTGCCCGAACCGCTACCCGTGACCAGGCAGGATGAAATCGGGCAATTGATCAGCAGCTTTAACAGCCTGCTGGATGCGCTGCGCAGGATCGTCAAAGATCTGGGAGAAACACAGCGCATTGCCCATATCGGCAGTTGGCATCTGGACGTGGCAACCAATCAGGTTGTTTGGTCGGAAGAACTCTACAAGATGTATGGATTCGATCCATCGCTGCCTGTTCCGCCCTATACCGAGCACATGAAACTGTTCACCCCTGAGAGCTGGGAGAGGCTGTCCTCGGCCCTGGCCCATACCCGGGAGACCGGCGTTCCGTACACGCTCGAACTGGAAACCGTCAGAAAAGACGGAAACACTGGATGGATGTGGGCACAGGGCGAAGTCGAAGTCGATTCGGCAGGCAAAACGGTGGGCCTCTGGGGCGCTGCGCAGGACATTACCGAGCGCAAGCAGGCAGAAGAAGAGTATCTCAAATTTTTTACGATTACAGAAAAGGCACTTTTTGGGAGTGTAATAGCAGATCCGGAAGGAAATCTTGTTTATGTAAACGATTACTTCGCTCAAATTCATGGTTATACTGTTAAAGAACTTACTGGGAGTAATCTTGACATATTTCATAGCGATGCACAGATGCTTTTGGTAAGAAAAACAATAGAAGATGCATTGAATAAAGGAAATATTGACGCGCTTGAAATTCCTCATTTGCATAAAAACAGGCACGAATTCCCCATGCTAATGAGTTTGGCTGTTATAAATGACTCACTTGGTAAACCCAAATACATTGCCGCCACAGCACTCGATTTAACCGAGCAAAAATCAGCCCAACAAAAACTACGAAATACAGTAAATGATCAAAATTTAATGCTCAATAATGACCCAACTCTCATCTATTTCAAAGATTGTTATAATAAAATAATCAGGGTTACCGAAAGTGTTGCCAAAGCCACAGGTTTGACGCGTGAGGAGATTGAAGGGCGACCTTCGAAAGAAATTTATCCCGACATGGCTGATAAATATTGGGAAGATGATCTGGAAGTAATAAAATCAGGAAAACCAAAACATAATATCGTTGAACCCTTGACAGGCGTCGACGGTTTAAGTCACTGGCTGTTGACAACCAAAGTACCTGTAAGAAACGGTTCAGGAGAAATAGTTGGTATTTGTGTATTTTCTACCAATATCACCGATTTGAAGAATTCTGAACTTGGGCTTATAGCAGCCAAAGAAAAAGCAGAAGAAAGCGAAGCGACACTGCGCAAACTGTCGCTCGCCATTGAGCAAAGTCCGGAAAGTATCGTGATCACCAAACTCGACGGCACGATCGAATATGTCAATGACACCCTGATGCAAATAACCGGCTATTCCCGCGAAGAGTTGATCGGGGAAAATACTCGCATCTTCAAGTCAGGCCAGACGCCGCCGGAAACCTACGCCGCGATGAGGGCCGCCCTGGCGCAAGGGCAGTCGTGGAAGGGGGAATTCCACAATCGCAAGAAAGACGGCACCGAATACATCGAATTCGCCATCATCACGCCGCTGCGCCAGCCCGACGGATCGATCAGCCACTACGTTGGGGTGAAGGATGACATCACCGAGAAGAAGCGCATCGGCATCGAGCTTGACCAGTACCGCAATCACCTGGAGGACCTGGTGGCGCAGCGCACGGTGGAACTGACCGCAGCACGGCAGCAGGCCGAAGCCTCCAACGTAGCCAAGAGTACCTTCCTGGCCAACATGAGCCACGAGATCCGCACGCCGATGAACGCCATCATCGGCCTCACCCACCTGATGCAACGCGCGGGTGCCACCCCAGAGCAGGCGGACCGGCTGAACAAAATCGACAACGCGAGCCGGCACCTGTTATCGATCATCAACGACATTCTCGATCTGTCCAAGATCGAGGCGGGCAAGCTGCGACTGGACGATTCCGACTTCAACCTCTCGGCCGTCCTCGACAACGTCGCGTCCATCATCACCCCCGCGGCGCAGGATAAGGGCCTCGCGGTCGAGATCGACCGCGACTCGGTACCGGCCTGGCTGCGCGGGGATGCGTTGCGGCTGCGCCAGGCCTTGCTCAACTTCGCCGGCAATGCCGTCAAGTTCACCGACACAGGTCGTGTCATGCTGAGCGCCCTGCTCCTGAAAGACGACGGCGACGAACTGCTGGTGCGATTCGCGGTCGCGGACACCGGCATCGGCATCACGCCGGAAGCCAGGCAGCGGCTGTTCCAAGCCTTCGAACAGGTCGATGCCTCGACCACGCGCAAGTACGGTGGCACCGGCCTCGGGCTCGCCATCACCCGGCAACTGGCGCAGATGATGGGCGGAGAGGTCGGCGTCGACAGTACGCCCGGGGTGGGTAGCACCTTCTGGTTCACCGCCCGACTACAGCGTGGACATGGCCTCATGTCCTCCAACACGGTCGAACCCACGAGCAATGCCGAGACGCAACTGCGCCGGCAGTCCCCCGTCACGTGGCTGTTGCTCGCCGAGGACAACCCCATCAATCGCGAAGTGGCGCTGGAACTGCTGCACGGCGTGGGTTTGGCCGTGGATACGGCGGAGGACGGCCGGCAGGCGGTGGCCAAGGCCGCCGCCCGCGCCTACGACCTGATCCTGATGGATATACAGATGCCCGACATGGACGGCCTTGACGCCACCCGCGCCATCCGCAAGCTGCCCGGCTGGGAGGCCAGGCCCATCCTGGCGATGACGGCGAATGCCTTTGACGAAGACCGCCAGGCCTGCAAGGACGCGGGGACGAATGACTTCATCACCAAGCCGGTCGAGCCGGACGCACTCTTCGCCACCGTGCTGAAGTGGTTGCCAGCGGGGCAAGAGACCGACCGCGCCGATGACGCGATCGGCGCGCCGGCCCATCGGCCAGGGCATCAGGTCGCGTTGCCGACCCGCTTGACCGAGTTTGCCGGTCTCGAAACCGACCGCGGACTGCGGGCCCTGGGTGGCAATGCAGTCGCCTATGTGGCCTTGTTGCGGCAGTTTGCCGCCGGCCATCGCGACGATCCGCAATGCCTGCAAGACGCGCTTGCCGCAGGCCAGGCCGAAGCCGCCAGGCAACGACTGCACAAGCTCAAGGGAGCCGCCGGAACCCTTGGCGCAACCGCCCTGCATGCCGCCGCGCTGGCGCTCGAGCACGCCTTGCGCGCCAAGGAGACGGCATCGATACCCGGGCTCGTGGCGGCCCTGCAGACCGAAATGCAGGCCCTGGATGCGGTACTCGCCCAATTGCCCGAGGCGGCAGAAGAGGTACCGGCGCCCGATCCCGAGCGGGCGCGCGCGGTACTCGAGCAACTGGCACCCTTGCTGGACCACGACGATACTGCAGCCACCGATCTGTTCGAGCGCAGTCGGCCGCTCTTGCTGGCGACGCACGGGGCGCCAGCCATGCAACTGGGACGGCAAGTGGCGGCGTTCGACTACCCCGGTGCGCTGGTGACGGTGCGCGACCTGCTGCGGCAGGCACCTGAAAATCAATGA
- a CDS encoding ImmA/IrrE family metallo-endopeptidase — protein MAARTPGFQALQLTRARLARGLTRIALGEAVQRSAPTVSKWESGQQTPDPAALARLAEVLRVPWDYFLDTPFEPGSRPRFFRSMANATKRARERIEQHLTWLQRLGHDLQTWVDLPAPNLPELDIGDFRLLRGCDLEEAAFRVREHWGLGRAPIPDMLLVLENAGIVCGRCSFGAPSIDGVSHWSHADDRPYVLISSDKRTAVRSRFDAAHELGHLVLHRHVDPHALAHRDEFKELENQAHRFAGAFLMPADGFTGELPEVSLEAFRVLKPRWKTSIGAMIYRCKDLGLITEVHAGRMFKSSSARGWARGEPEDEVLPIEQPRLMERSIRLLLTQGGFSVDRLLAQLRLAHADIEALAGLPAGMLSNRGAHITLLPTPRLKTATLRDTPAEVIPF, from the coding sequence ATGGCCGCACGTACACCGGGCTTTCAGGCCCTCCAACTGACCCGCGCGCGTCTCGCCCGCGGCCTGACGCGCATCGCCCTGGGCGAGGCGGTACAGCGCTCGGCGCCGACCGTCAGCAAGTGGGAGAGCGGACAGCAAACGCCCGACCCCGCGGCGCTCGCGCGCCTGGCCGAGGTGCTGCGCGTGCCTTGGGACTATTTTCTCGACACCCCGTTCGAGCCCGGCTCGCGTCCGCGCTTCTTTCGCTCCATGGCCAACGCCACCAAGCGGGCGCGCGAGCGCATCGAGCAGCACCTGACCTGGCTGCAACGCCTCGGCCACGACCTGCAGACATGGGTGGACCTGCCGGCGCCGAACCTGCCGGAGCTGGACATCGGCGATTTCCGCCTGCTGCGCGGGTGCGACCTCGAAGAAGCGGCCTTTCGGGTGCGCGAGCACTGGGGTCTCGGCCGGGCGCCGATCCCGGACATGCTGCTGGTGCTGGAGAATGCCGGGATCGTCTGCGGCCGATGCTCCTTCGGGGCGCCGTCCATCGACGGCGTCTCGCACTGGTCGCACGCCGACGACCGCCCCTATGTCCTGATCTCCTCGGACAAGCGCACGGCGGTACGCTCGCGCTTCGACGCCGCCCACGAGCTCGGCCACCTGGTCCTGCATCGCCACGTCGACCCGCACGCGCTTGCGCACCGCGACGAGTTCAAGGAGCTGGAGAACCAGGCGCATCGCTTCGCCGGTGCCTTCCTGATGCCCGCCGACGGGTTCACCGGCGAGCTGCCCGAGGTCTCGCTGGAAGCCTTTCGCGTCCTCAAGCCGCGCTGGAAGACCTCCATCGGCGCCATGATCTACCGCTGCAAGGACCTGGGCCTGATCACCGAGGTGCATGCCGGGCGCATGTTCAAATCCAGCAGCGCGCGCGGCTGGGCCCGCGGCGAACCCGAAGACGAGGTCCTGCCGATCGAGCAGCCCCGCCTGATGGAGCGCTCCATCCGCCTGCTGCTCACGCAGGGCGGATTCAGCGTCGATCGGCTGCTCGCGCAGCTGCGGCTGGCCCACGCCGACATCGAGGCCCTGGCCGGACTGCCCGCGGGGATGCTCTCCAATCGCGGCGCGCACATCACCCTGCTGCCGACACCCAGACTCAAGACCGCCACGCTGCGGGACACGCCCGCCGAGGTCATCCCGTTCTAG
- a CDS encoding transposase DNA-binding-containing protein, whose translation MSALVAELADIDLGDVRLNRRARRVLQRLGRNRR comes from the coding sequence ATGAGCGCGCTGGTGGCGGAGTTGGCGGACATCGATCTGGGTGACGTGCGGCTGAATCGTCGCGCGCGGCGGGTGCTGCAACGCTTGGGGAGAAACCGACGCTGA
- a CDS encoding two-component system response regulator, with amino-acid sequence MEREPGSAEPGETITTILVVDDEPANLTLLTHLLRPVYQVRAANSGEHALRAATSEPRPGLILLDVMMPGMDGYRVLERLRNNPVTTDIPVIFLTAMAGTDDEERGLQLGAADYIVKPIKPALVLARVRTQLEAKHTRDWLKDKNAILEAEVARRMAENDLTQLVSIRALAHLAETRDPETGNHILRTQNYVRSLALQLRQHPRFSAFLDSRTIDLLTKSAPLHDIGKVGIPDNILQKPGPLTPEEWVIMKTHSRLGSDAIEQAEADVDQPIDFLVLAKEIAHWHHEKWDGSGYPDALKGEEIPVSARLMAVADVFDALISSRVYKPAMSYEKAREIISEGRGSHFDPDIVAAFLDGFVAITAHIVTHISAPHDPLRGGGWTQNR; translated from the coding sequence ATGGAAAGAGAGCCCGGATCAGCGGAACCTGGCGAAACGATCACGACGATTCTTGTGGTCGACGACGAACCGGCGAATCTGACGCTGCTGACGCACCTGTTGCGGCCGGTTTATCAAGTACGCGCCGCGAATTCGGGGGAACACGCACTGCGTGCGGCGACCAGCGAGCCACGTCCGGGCCTCATCCTGCTGGATGTCATGATGCCTGGGATGGATGGCTACAGGGTGCTGGAGCGCCTGCGCAACAACCCGGTCACCACCGACATCCCGGTGATCTTCCTCACCGCAATGGCTGGCACCGATGATGAAGAGCGCGGGTTGCAGCTCGGTGCTGCCGACTACATCGTCAAGCCGATCAAGCCTGCACTCGTGCTGGCCAGGGTGCGCACACAACTCGAAGCAAAACACACCCGCGACTGGCTGAAAGACAAAAATGCCATCCTCGAGGCCGAGGTGGCCCGGCGGATGGCCGAGAACGACCTGACCCAACTGGTCAGCATCAGGGCGCTGGCGCATCTGGCTGAAACGCGCGACCCCGAAACCGGCAACCACATTCTGCGCACGCAGAACTATGTTCGTTCCTTGGCGCTGCAGCTCAGGCAGCATCCGCGTTTTTCCGCCTTCCTCGACTCGCGCACGATCGACCTGCTGACCAAGTCGGCGCCATTGCACGATATCGGCAAGGTCGGCATACCGGACAACATCCTCCAAAAGCCCGGCCCGCTGACGCCGGAAGAATGGGTGATCATGAAAACCCATTCCCGGCTGGGTTCAGATGCCATCGAACAGGCCGAGGCCGATGTCGATCAGCCGATCGACTTTCTTGTGCTGGCCAAGGAGATTGCCCACTGGCACCACGAAAAATGGGACGGCAGCGGCTATCCCGATGCCCTCAAAGGCGAAGAAATCCCGGTTTCCGCGCGCCTGATGGCCGTAGCCGACGTGTTCGACGCCTTGATCTCGTCGCGTGTATACAAGCCCGCGATGAGTTATGAAAAGGCCCGCGAGATCATTTCCGAAGGCCGCGGCAGCCATTTCGATCCGGATATCGTGGCGGCCTTTCTCGACGGCTTCGTTGCCATCACGGCCCACATCGTTACCCACATCTCCGCTCCCCATGATCCGCTGCGGGGCGGGGGCTGGACACAGAACCGCTGA
- a CDS encoding SUMF1/EgtB/PvdO family nonheme iron enzyme, whose protein sequence is MDSRHSAVHGVTYTVPGVPSAWDGFETAPVGSFQPNPFGLYDTAGNVFEWVADCFAETFAKAPADGSAHDNPAGCGQRVYRGGSWSFPPREVRSANRWRDFPTGSSDDMGFRVVREFDPER, encoded by the coding sequence ATGGATAGCCGACACTCAGCAGTTCATGGAGTTACGTATACTGTCCCCGGAGTTCCCAGTGCTTGGGACGGGTTCGAGACGGCGCCTGTCGGCTCCTTTCAACCCAACCCCTTCGGCCTCTACGACACGGCTGGCAACGTCTTCGAATGGGTCGCCGATTGCTTTGCGGAGACCTTCGCAAAGGCCCCTGCCGACGGAAGTGCCCATGATAATCCCGCGGGCTGTGGTCAGCGGGTCTATCGGGGCGGCAGTTGGAGCTTTCCGCCCCGCGAGGTGCGCTCGGCAAATCGGTGGCGGGACTTCCCGACCGGCTCCAGCGACGACATGGGCTTTCGGGTCGTGCGCGAGTTCGATCCGGAGCGTTGA
- a CDS encoding DUF4338 domain-containing protein: MSEQRPEKLCGRALSAADLEVIREEIGRAEPANRAEIARRVCRALEWTNALGEPKLMSARVGLLRLHRAGLIELPAPRWGNGNGRALTHAAVLWPPERPLDGRVDGLSGVRLSVVREKAASRLWNGLIDRYHYLGYSPLPGAQMRYLIESDQGLLGALGFGAAAWKVGVRDAWIGWDRLQRESRLGAVVNNARFLLLPWIRVQHLASKVLGLAARRVGNDFAERYGERPVLLETFVELARYRGTCYAAANWQYLGETQGRGKCDVAHRATLPRKGVFVYPLRADFRRALGVAA; encoded by the coding sequence GTGAGCGAGCAGAGGCCGGAGAAGCTGTGTGGGCGGGCGTTGAGTGCGGCCGATCTGGAGGTGATCCGAGAGGAGATCGGCCGTGCCGAGCCGGCGAACCGTGCCGAGATTGCCCGGCGGGTGTGCCGGGCCCTGGAGTGGACGAACGCGCTGGGTGAGCCGAAGCTGATGAGCGCCCGGGTGGGGCTGTTGCGGCTGCACCGGGCGGGCCTGATCGAGTTGCCGGCACCGCGCTGGGGCAATGGCAATGGGCGCGCACTGACGCACGCGGCGGTGCTGTGGCCGCCTGAGCGTCCCCTGGACGGTCGGGTGGATGGGCTCTCGGGTGTGCGCCTGAGCGTGGTGCGCGAGAAGGCGGCTTCGCGGTTATGGAACGGCCTCATCGATCGCTACCACTACCTCGGCTACAGTCCGCTGCCGGGGGCGCAGATGCGCTACCTGATCGAATCGGATCAAGGTCTGCTCGGCGCCTTGGGCTTCGGGGCGGCGGCCTGGAAGGTCGGCGTGCGCGACGCCTGGATCGGCTGGGACCGGTTGCAGCGCGAATCGCGCCTGGGCGCGGTGGTGAACAATGCCCGCTTTCTGCTGCTGCCGTGGATTCGCGTGCAGCACTTGGCCTCCAAGGTGCTGGGGCTCGCGGCACGGCGGGTGGGCAACGATTTTGCCGAGCGCTACGGCGAGCGGCCGGTGCTGCTGGAGACCTTTGTGGAGTTGGCGCGCTACCGCGGAACCTGTTACGCGGCGGCCAATTGGCAGTACCTGGGCGAGACGCAAGGGCGGGGCAAGTGCGATGTCGCCCATCGCGCGACGTTGCCGCGCAAGGGCGTCTTCGTCTACCCGCTGCGCGCGGACTTCCGCCGCGCCTTGGGGGTGGCGGCATGA